A genome region from Tolypothrix sp. PCC 7712 includes the following:
- a CDS encoding RNA-guided endonuclease InsQ/TnpB family protein has product MLVYEFKLKGKQQQFNLIDEAIRTALFVRNSCVRYWMDNPKVGKYDLSAFCKELAANFEWANKLNSMARQASADRAWAAISRFYSNCKKKVPGKKGFPNFKKRGHSVEYKTTGWKLSEDRKHLTLTDGFEIGKLKLVGTHDLHFYQIKDIKRVRLVKRADGYYAQFCIAVDREIKVEPSKKVIGLDVGLNHFYTDSNGDKVENPRFLRRSEKALKRLQKRVSKKFKKGNPQSNNYKKARNKLARKHLKVSRQRKDFAVKLARCVIQSNDVVVYEDLQVRNMVKNHKLAKSISDASWYQFRCWLEYFGKVYGKITVAVPPHWTSQNCSNCGETVVKTLSTRTHECPHCGTVLDRDENAALNILAKGLSTTGHVGSNAWGENDLCLDLVTGSDKLAQ; this is encoded by the coding sequence TTGCTAGTATACGAGTTCAAGTTAAAGGGCAAACAGCAGCAGTTCAATCTGATTGATGAAGCAATCAGGACTGCTTTGTTTGTCCGTAATTCTTGTGTTCGCTACTGGATGGATAACCCAAAAGTTGGCAAGTACGATTTAAGCGCATTCTGTAAAGAACTAGCCGCTAACTTTGAATGGGCAAACAAGCTCAACTCAATGGCAAGGCAGGCATCAGCAGATAGGGCTTGGGCTGCAATTTCTCGGTTTTATAGCAACTGCAAGAAAAAAGTTCCAGGCAAGAAGGGTTTCCCGAACTTCAAAAAACGCGGACATTCCGTGGAGTACAAAACCACAGGATGGAAGTTGTCAGAAGATAGAAAACATCTCACTCTGACTGACGGTTTTGAAATTGGAAAACTCAAATTAGTTGGAACTCATGACCTACATTTTTATCAAATCAAAGATATTAAACGTGTCCGATTGGTGAAACGTGCAGATGGTTACTACGCCCAATTTTGTATTGCTGTTGACCGAGAAATTAAAGTAGAACCAAGCAAAAAAGTTATTGGACTAGATGTTGGTTTAAACCACTTCTACACCGATTCCAATGGAGATAAAGTAGAAAATCCTAGATTTTTGAGGAGATCCGAAAAAGCATTAAAACGCCTGCAAAAACGGGTTTCTAAAAAGTTTAAGAAAGGTAATCCCCAATCCAATAACTACAAAAAAGCTAGAAATAAACTAGCAAGAAAACACTTGAAAGTTAGTAGACAGCGCAAAGACTTTGCTGTGAAGTTAGCAAGGTGCGTAATCCAGTCTAACGACGTGGTTGTCTATGAAGACTTGCAGGTGCGGAACATGGTTAAAAACCACAAATTAGCCAAAAGTATTAGTGATGCGTCGTGGTATCAGTTCCGGTGTTGGCTTGAATATTTTGGCAAGGTATACGGCAAGATAACTGTTGCTGTACCACCACATTGGACAAGTCAAAACTGTTCTAATTGTGGAGAAACTGTTGTCAAAACTTTGTCAACCAGAACCCATGAATGTCCCCACTGTGGAACTGTTTTAGACCGAGACGAAAATGCAGCACTGAATATTTTGGCTAAGGGATTAAGTACGACGGGACACGTCGGATCTAACGCTTGGGGAGAGAACGACCTCTGTTTGGATCTGGTAACAGGTTCAGATAAGTTGGCTCAGTGA
- the recF gene encoding DNA replication/repair protein RecF (All proteins in this family for which functions are known are DNA-binding proteins that assist the filamentation of RecA onto DNA for the initiation of recombination or recombinational repair.), with product MFLKSIHLRQFRNYQDQKVEFTAAKTILVGNNAQGKSNLLEAVELLATLRSHRMARDRDLVQEGEAIAQINASLERKSSISDLTLTLRRNGRRTVALNSEIVRRQMDFLGVLNAVEFSSLDLDLVRGGPEGRRSWLDTLLIQLEPVYAHILQQYNQVLRQRNAFLKQTQDSALSSQQSEQLAVWDTQLATTGTRVIRRRERALQRLAPIATNWHASISGSTEELQIKYAPNVPLGENYPQEVQQAFLEKIQQRAIAELRQGTTLVGPHRDEIELIINQTPARQYGSQGQQRTLVLALKLAELQLIEEVVGEPPLLLLDDVLAELDLYRQNQLLDAIQDRFQTLITTTHLGSFDSQWLNSSQILLVKAGEISLPNPLD from the coding sequence ATGTTTCTCAAATCGATTCACCTGAGACAATTTCGTAATTACCAAGACCAAAAGGTTGAGTTTACCGCTGCCAAGACAATTTTGGTGGGTAATAATGCTCAGGGAAAATCAAATTTATTGGAGGCGGTGGAGTTATTAGCCACATTGCGATCGCATCGTATGGCCCGCGATCGCGATTTAGTGCAAGAAGGAGAAGCGATCGCCCAAATTAATGCTTCCTTAGAGCGCAAATCTAGTATTAGTGACTTGACTTTAACCCTACGTCGCAATGGGCGACGTACAGTGGCGCTCAATAGTGAAATTGTGCGTCGCCAAATGGATTTTCTTGGTGTTTTGAATGCCGTTGAGTTTTCTAGCTTAGATTTAGACTTGGTACGAGGTGGCCCAGAAGGTCGTCGTAGCTGGCTAGATACTTTATTAATTCAACTCGAACCTGTATATGCTCACATTTTGCAGCAATACAATCAGGTTTTGCGACAACGCAATGCATTTTTAAAACAAACTCAAGATTCAGCACTCAGTAGCCAGCAATCAGAACAATTGGCTGTATGGGATACTCAGTTAGCTACCACAGGTACACGCGTTATTAGACGACGTGAACGAGCGCTACAAAGGCTAGCACCAATTGCAACTAATTGGCACGCTAGCATCAGTGGTAGTACGGAAGAACTGCAAATTAAATATGCACCCAACGTTCCCTTGGGAGAAAATTATCCCCAAGAAGTACAACAAGCTTTTTTAGAAAAAATTCAGCAGCGAGCGATCGCGGAGTTGCGCCAAGGAACTACCCTAGTAGGCCCTCATCGCGATGAAATAGAATTAATTATTAACCAAACACCAGCGCGTCAATACGGTTCTCAAGGTCAGCAGCGCACCCTAGTACTAGCGTTGAAATTAGCCGAATTACAATTAATTGAAGAAGTCGTTGGCGAACCACCACTGCTATTACTGGATGATGTTTTAGCAGAGCTAGACTTATATCGCCAAAATCAGTTACTTGATGCTATTCAAGACAGGTTTCAAACTTTAATCACCACAACTCATCTTGGTTCTTTTGACTCACAGTGGTTGAATTCATCCCAAATTCTCTTGGTAAAAGCCGGAGAAATATCATTGCCAAATCCGCTTGACTAA
- a CDS encoding DUF1361 domain-containing protein: MKTELVELLIKLVHVLRINMKWMTWNLFLAFIPLALSVWLFRRNRGRSWVWWLGFLVFYAFLPNAPYLLTDVIHLIDDIRTIQSVWMITLVLIPLYILVIFAGFEAYVLSLINLGYYLHRIGKSQWILWVELITHALSAVGIYWGRFLRFNSWDFITQPDALLTKGAEEILGKQPLVIIAITFVILIGLYAIMKRVTLGWVQQRNIPIPMNSQQTKNG, translated from the coding sequence ATGAAAACAGAATTAGTTGAATTGCTCATCAAACTAGTGCATGTCTTACGAATTAACATGAAATGGATGACCTGGAATCTCTTTCTAGCTTTCATCCCATTGGCTTTGAGCGTTTGGCTATTTCGCAGAAATCGCGGTAGAAGTTGGGTTTGGTGGCTAGGATTTCTAGTTTTCTATGCTTTTCTACCAAATGCGCCCTATTTATTAACAGATGTCATTCACTTGATAGATGATATCCGCACCATTCAATCAGTGTGGATGATTACTTTAGTATTAATTCCGCTCTATATTTTAGTAATTTTCGCTGGATTTGAAGCTTACGTCCTATCTTTAATTAATTTAGGCTACTATTTACACCGAATTGGCAAAAGCCAGTGGATTTTATGGGTTGAGTTGATTACCCATGCACTATCTGCTGTTGGTATTTACTGGGGAAGGTTCCTGCGTTTCAATAGTTGGGATTTTATTACACAGCCAGATGCATTACTTACCAAAGGTGCAGAGGAAATTTTAGGTAAACAGCCCTTAGTCATTATTGCCATCACTTTTGTAATCCTGATAGGTTTGTACGCCATCATGAAACGAGTAACTTTAGGCTGGGTTCAACAACGGAATATCCCTATACCCATGAATTCGCAACAGACTAAAAATGGATGA
- a CDS encoding cation-translocating P-type ATPase, protein MSANSLPESAAVWHSLEVEKALELLDSNADSGLTPQEVEQRLHKYGPNELEEHGGRSAWEILLDQFKNIMLLMLIAVAIISGVLDLVAWQGGNLKPGEVPFKDTIAIMAIVILNGILGYVQESRAEKALAALKKLSSPLVRVIRDRKLLDVAAKEIVPGDVMLLEAGVQIAADGRLVEQSNLQVRESALTGEAEAVNKQATLQLPEDTGLGDRINVVYQGTEVVQGRGKVLVTSTGMKTELGKIATLLQSVESEPTPLQQRMTQLGNVLVSGSLILVAIVVIGGIIQARGFSNLQELLEVSLSMAVAVVPEGLPAVITVTLALGTQRMVKQNALIRKLPAVETLGSVTTICSDKTGTLTQNKMVVQSVYTNNSNFRVTGEGYAPTGDFQLNGQKISVDEYPEISALLVACAVCNDSVLQKEQGEWAILGDPTEGALMTLAGKAGIEKDQWESKLPRVGEFPFSSERKRMSVIAQVQEIATGDASGTGIDPAIAGFLQSENYLMFTKGSPELILARCSQIYLGRHSAPLTEEQRQKVLAENDQMASKGLRVLGFAYKPWAEIPPEGSDEASEQELVWLGLVGMLDAPRPEVRAAVQECREAGIRPVMITGDHQLTARAIAADLGIAEEGSRVLTGQELQRMSDEELEQNVDLVSIYARVSPEHKLRIVKALQRRGRFVAMTGDGVNDAPALKQADIGIAMGITGTDVSKEASDMVLLDDNFATIVSATKEGRVVYTNIRRFIKYILGSNIGEVLTIAAAPILGLGGVPLTPLQILWMNLVTDGLPALALAVEPPEPDVMKRPPFSPRESIFARGLGSYMVRIGIVFAIITIILMEWAYFHSKAVVGPGLDPERWKTMVFTSLCIAQMGHAIAIRSNNQLTIEMNPLSNPFVLGAVVVTTILQLMLVYVPPLRDFFGTHWLPPQELAICIGFSALMFVWVELEKIFFRLMGKKTV, encoded by the coding sequence ATGTCTGCTAATTCTCTGCCTGAAAGTGCCGCCGTTTGGCATAGTTTAGAAGTTGAAAAAGCGCTCGAACTGCTTGATAGTAATGCAGACAGTGGCTTGACACCCCAAGAAGTGGAGCAACGGTTGCACAAATATGGCCCCAATGAACTTGAAGAACATGGTGGCCGTAGCGCTTGGGAGATTCTGCTAGATCAGTTCAAGAACATTATGTTGTTGATGCTGATTGCTGTAGCTATCATCTCTGGGGTTTTAGACCTCGTCGCTTGGCAAGGAGGTAATCTCAAACCAGGGGAAGTGCCATTCAAGGATACGATCGCGATTATGGCGATTGTCATCCTCAATGGTATCCTCGGCTATGTGCAAGAAAGCCGTGCCGAAAAAGCCCTCGCAGCCCTCAAAAAACTCTCCTCTCCCTTAGTGCGAGTCATCCGCGATCGCAAACTTTTGGATGTCGCTGCTAAGGAGATCGTTCCTGGGGATGTAATGCTGCTGGAAGCTGGGGTACAGATAGCCGCAGATGGACGCTTAGTTGAACAATCTAATTTACAAGTGCGAGAATCGGCGCTCACTGGTGAAGCGGAAGCTGTTAATAAACAAGCCACATTACAATTACCTGAAGACACAGGATTAGGCGATCGCATTAATGTTGTCTATCAAGGTACAGAAGTTGTTCAAGGACGAGGCAAGGTTCTAGTTACTAGCACTGGGATGAAAACAGAGTTAGGCAAAATTGCTACTTTGTTACAGTCAGTGGAAAGTGAACCAACGCCTCTGCAACAGCGGATGACGCAACTAGGTAATGTCCTAGTCAGCGGTTCTTTAATTCTGGTAGCCATTGTTGTGATTGGCGGTATCATCCAGGCTAGAGGTTTTAGCAATTTACAAGAACTCTTAGAAGTTTCTTTGAGTATGGCGGTGGCTGTGGTTCCTGAAGGGTTACCCGCCGTAATTACCGTTACCTTGGCATTGGGAACCCAGCGAATGGTCAAGCAAAATGCCTTGATTCGTAAACTTCCAGCCGTGGAAACCTTGGGTTCAGTTACCACAATTTGTTCTGATAAAACTGGCACACTGACTCAGAACAAAATGGTGGTGCAATCAGTTTATACAAATAATTCTAATTTTAGGGTTACAGGCGAAGGTTACGCCCCCACCGGGGATTTTCAATTAAACGGACAGAAAATTTCTGTAGATGAATATCCGGAAATCTCTGCTTTGCTAGTTGCTTGTGCTGTTTGTAACGATTCCGTCCTGCAAAAAGAACAAGGCGAATGGGCGATTTTAGGAGACCCCACTGAAGGCGCATTAATGACCTTGGCGGGGAAAGCAGGTATTGAAAAAGACCAATGGGAAAGTAAATTACCTCGGGTAGGAGAATTTCCGTTTTCTTCAGAACGTAAGCGCATGAGCGTGATTGCTCAGGTACAGGAGATTGCTACTGGGGATGCTTCCGGTACAGGAATTGACCCGGCGATCGCAGGTTTTCTGCAATCCGAAAATTATTTAATGTTTACCAAAGGTTCCCCCGAGTTAATTTTGGCGCGTTGCAGCCAAATTTATTTGGGTAGACACTCAGCCCCCTTAACAGAAGAACAACGCCAAAAAGTTCTGGCAGAAAACGACCAAATGGCGAGTAAGGGTTTGCGGGTACTAGGTTTTGCTTACAAACCTTGGGCAGAAATTCCCCCAGAAGGTTCAGATGAAGCCTCAGAGCAAGAGTTAGTATGGCTGGGGTTAGTGGGGATGCTAGATGCACCACGCCCAGAAGTGAGAGCCGCCGTGCAAGAATGTCGGGAAGCCGGGATTCGCCCAGTCATGATTACTGGCGATCACCAATTAACAGCCAGAGCGATCGCAGCTGACTTAGGCATAGCAGAAGAAGGCTCTCGTGTACTCACAGGGCAAGAATTACAGCGCATGAGTGACGAGGAACTGGAGCAAAATGTCGATTTAGTCAGCATTTATGCCCGGGTTTCCCCAGAACACAAACTACGAATCGTCAAAGCTCTGCAACGCCGTGGTAGATTTGTGGCGATGACGGGTGATGGTGTCAACGATGCTCCCGCCTTAAAGCAAGCCGATATCGGGATTGCGATGGGCATTACTGGTACAGATGTCAGTAAAGAAGCTAGCGACATGGTGCTGCTAGATGACAACTTTGCCACCATTGTTTCCGCTACTAAGGAAGGTAGAGTAGTTTACACCAACATCCGCCGCTTTATTAAATACATTCTGGGCAGTAACATCGGTGAAGTGCTAACAATTGCCGCTGCACCAATTTTAGGCTTGGGAGGCGTTCCCCTGACTCCCCTACAAATTCTCTGGATGAACTTAGTTACAGATGGTTTACCAGCCTTAGCCTTAGCGGTAGAACCCCCAGAACCAGATGTGATGAAGCGTCCACCCTTTAGCCCCCGGGAAAGTATCTTTGCTAGAGGATTGGGTTCTTATATGGTTCGCATTGGGATTGTCTTTGCGATCATCACGATTATTCTCATGGAATGGGCATACTTCCATTCCAAAGCCGTAGTCGGGCCGGGACTTGACCCAGAAAGATGGAAGACAATGGTATTCACCTCCCTATGTATTGCCCAAATGGGTCATGCTATAGCTATCCGCTCGAATAACCAACTCACCATAGAAATGAATCCCTTATCAAATCCGTTTGTTTTGGGTGCTGTGGTTGTGACAACAATTTTGCAGTTGATGCTAGTTTACGTTCCACCCCTGCGAGATTTCTTTGGTACCCATTGGTTACCACCACAAGAGTTAGCTATTTGTATTGGCTTTAGCGCCTTAATGTTTGTCTGGGTGGAATTGGAGAAGATATTCTTCCGCTTAATGGGTAAAAAGACCGTTTAA
- a CDS encoding transglutaminase domain-containing protein, with translation MSFALPSMTVSQMFGQRTIRPLTAAALGGIAFIQDRLIAIDTIKGHLLEIDPISDNSKILNPHQVKEFTDVTGIAVWEDTLWVTRGNSVYRCQMNALGLEHFVTLPYPAEGIAVWESTVYISCQKLGYILIYESDSRKEITRFYAPGVGQENLTVSQDTLWVSDRTEQTVYSVDRATGEIQFSVLTPFDSPTGIAVHKDSETGKESLYIAYASEEPYIRDNPNADPNHELTYRDRTFIHPLYYHYEPEKRYALSNGYLIEMSYAEEIAPLEEVYLTDLEWRIALPSETERQKVKQVEPIGLPFTEEVIDGQRIAVFKFDTLTPGERHIFGWKATLEVRGIKYRITPKDVEDIPPVTPEFASRYLVDDDELAMETSIVRRAARDAVGSETNLLRKMYSIRNYVYDELSYGIKPYIDTPDVVLERGVGSCGEYVGVLLALCRLNGIPCRTVGRYKCPPNGELQGIPLQPDFNHVWLEFYIPNYGWLPMESNPDDIGNAGPYPTRFFMGLCWYHIEIGKGVSFETISSQGVRLTKEDIPLGDLAINHIRFTILKELPPF, from the coding sequence ATGAGTTTTGCACTCCCCAGTATGACCGTTAGCCAGATGTTTGGTCAAAGAACGATTCGACCGCTAACTGCTGCCGCACTAGGTGGCATTGCTTTTATTCAAGATAGACTAATCGCCATTGATACGATTAAGGGACATCTGCTGGAGATTGACCCAATATCTGACAACAGTAAAATACTGAATCCTCATCAAGTTAAGGAATTTACTGATGTCACAGGTATCGCAGTCTGGGAAGATACCCTGTGGGTGACTCGTGGTAATAGTGTTTATCGCTGCCAGATGAATGCTTTAGGACTAGAGCATTTTGTGACATTGCCTTATCCGGCTGAGGGTATTGCTGTATGGGAATCCACAGTCTATATCAGTTGCCAAAAGTTAGGCTATATCTTGATTTATGAATCCGATAGCCGTAAAGAAATTACTAGATTTTATGCCCCAGGAGTGGGACAAGAGAATTTAACAGTCAGTCAAGATACTCTGTGGGTGAGCGATCGCACAGAGCAAACAGTTTATTCTGTGGATCGGGCGACAGGGGAAATTCAATTTAGCGTACTCACCCCCTTTGACTCTCCCACAGGTATTGCGGTACATAAAGATAGCGAAACAGGCAAAGAAAGTCTTTATATCGCCTACGCCTCAGAAGAACCTTACATTCGAGATAATCCCAATGCCGATCCAAATCACGAACTAACATACCGCGATCGCACTTTTATTCATCCCCTCTATTATCATTACGAGCCAGAGAAACGTTACGCCCTCTCTAATGGCTACCTGATTGAAATGTCCTACGCTGAGGAAATTGCCCCCTTAGAAGAGGTATATCTAACGGACTTAGAATGGCGAATTGCTTTACCCTCAGAAACCGAACGCCAAAAAGTTAAACAAGTCGAACCGATTGGACTACCCTTTACAGAAGAAGTTATTGATGGGCAAAGAATAGCAGTATTTAAATTTGATACTCTTACTCCTGGAGAACGCCATATATTTGGCTGGAAAGCGACTTTAGAAGTGCGCGGCATTAAGTATCGTATTACACCCAAAGATGTGGAAGATATTCCCCCAGTTACTCCAGAATTTGCTAGCCGCTATCTGGTTGATGATGATGAGTTAGCAATGGAGACTAGCATTGTCCGCCGGGCTGCACGCGATGCAGTTGGTTCAGAAACCAATTTGCTGCGGAAGATGTATAGTATCCGTAATTATGTTTACGATGAATTGTCATATGGTATTAAACCATACATTGATACGCCAGATGTGGTTTTAGAACGGGGTGTAGGTTCCTGTGGCGAATATGTAGGCGTATTGCTGGCTTTGTGCCGTTTGAATGGTATTCCCTGCCGCACAGTCGGTAGATACAAATGTCCACCCAACGGAGAATTGCAAGGCATACCCCTGCAACCAGACTTTAACCATGTGTGGTTAGAATTCTACATTCCCAATTACGGTTGGTTGCCAATGGAATCTAACCCTGATGATATCGGTAATGCAGGCCCCTATCCCACCCGCTTTTTCATGGGCTTATGCTGGTATCACATCGAAATTGGCAAAGGAGTTTCTTTTGAAACCATCAGCAGCCAAGGCGTACGTCTCACCAAAGAAGATATCCCCCTTGGCGACCTAGCAATTAATCACATCCGGTTTACAATTCTTAAAGAATTACCACCTTTCTAA
- a CDS encoding MgtC/SapB family protein yields the protein MTNDWLNIIFRLCIALVSGGIIGWERQLRHKPAGLRTHMLVSLGSALFTLIPLHTVGLQANADALSRVIQGIAAGIGFLGAGEILRESSNDSQRPEIHGLTSAAAVWVSAALGIAAGCNLWQLSLIGAFLTFLVLNIFKKLERWN from the coding sequence ATGACCAACGATTGGCTAAATATTATCTTTAGACTATGTATTGCATTGGTAAGTGGGGGGATTATTGGCTGGGAACGCCAACTGCGACACAAGCCAGCAGGTTTAAGAACTCATATGTTAGTCAGTCTTGGTTCTGCTCTGTTTACCCTCATACCTTTGCATACAGTTGGGTTGCAAGCTAACGCTGATGCACTTAGTCGCGTGATTCAAGGTATTGCTGCTGGGATAGGATTTCTGGGTGCTGGTGAGATTTTGCGCGAATCTTCCAACGATTCGCAGCGTCCTGAAATTCATGGATTAACATCAGCTGCGGCTGTTTGGGTATCAGCCGCTTTAGGAATTGCTGCGGGATGTAACTTGTGGCAATTAAGTTTAATTGGCGCTTTCCTCACTTTTTTAGTTCTCAATATTTTTAAAAAATTAGAAAGATGGAATTAA
- a CDS encoding putative PEP-binding protein has product MDKLYWLDQIKLQDRAKVGDKAFYLSRIMQRGYPVVPGFVIGAEVLREFLETLNSSESLVADLPYSSLHLDVGNWRQLQQVAGRLRQEIIAATVPSSWMSKLFKAAREWESGYLILRPSLTVPNNNKQVGKISGLLESIFCQSDQDAIAKALKQTWSQLFRARSLLYWQQAGINLQQVNLAVLVQPVRNAIASGSINANTSAWEITATCGLEVAIANGEVQPDVYYIQPDTGKLLEKHLGNKILAYGVDAPGSTDEWQALPDSVLIADDTALNTYLLAENQQKQYALPKEYLPQVIDLASQLVGEFGKHFSVKWTILQANPTPKLYLTQVKSPQSAIPNVHIIKGLGAARGRVTATAYVVANSQFQPEKLPQGAILVARSIKPNWLPLLQQIKGIITEQGGLTSHAAILARELGIPAVVSATDVTALIQNGEKLILDGDRAEVYRVKADVALEEVQSKWGSAEALELNYLHSSMSSPTNTNSWESPDSGFASAKPLIATQLLLNLSQPNLIEQVQNLPVDGVGLLRSELMILNILSGEHPSSWLADQRQAELLELWTEQIMQFARGFAPRPVFYRSLDWRSHELPSFPNQQQSSPKSILGERGIFSYLLNPAVFELELNALATVQKAGYNNINLLLPFVRSVEEFTFCRHKVEQAGLTQQPQFQLWMMAEVPSVLFLLPEYVKAGVNGISIGTNDLTQLLLGVDREQQQLARVFNELQPAVMNAIAQLIEMAKNAGIPCAICGQAPVTYPEIIDHLVRWGITAISVEPEAVSRTYDAIARAEHRLILEAARRQLTE; this is encoded by the coding sequence GTGGACAAACTCTACTGGCTTGACCAAATTAAACTCCAAGACCGCGCCAAAGTAGGTGACAAAGCGTTTTACTTGAGCAGAATTATGCAGCGTGGCTACCCGGTAGTACCGGGTTTTGTCATTGGGGCAGAAGTTTTGCGAGAATTCTTAGAAACTCTCAATAGTTCAGAGTCATTAGTCGCTGATTTGCCATATTCTTCTTTGCACCTAGATGTTGGTAATTGGCGACAACTCCAGCAGGTAGCAGGGCGTTTGCGTCAGGAAATTATTGCTGCCACTGTACCATCGTCATGGATGAGTAAGCTTTTCAAAGCTGCAAGAGAATGGGAAAGTGGCTATCTAATTTTGCGCCCTAGCCTAACGGTGCCAAATAATAACAAGCAAGTTGGTAAGATTTCTGGGTTGCTAGAGTCAATTTTTTGCCAATCCGATCAAGATGCGATCGCCAAAGCATTAAAGCAAACTTGGAGTCAGTTATTTCGAGCCAGAAGTCTACTATATTGGCAGCAAGCAGGAATTAACCTGCAACAAGTTAATTTAGCAGTTTTAGTGCAACCAGTTCGCAATGCCATTGCCAGTGGTTCAATTAATGCGAATACATCTGCGTGGGAAATCACTGCTACTTGTGGATTAGAAGTAGCGATCGCTAATGGTGAAGTTCAGCCAGATGTCTACTATATTCAACCAGATACAGGCAAACTGCTCGAGAAACACCTCGGCAATAAAATTTTGGCTTATGGTGTTGACGCACCAGGTAGTACAGATGAATGGCAAGCATTACCAGATTCTGTCCTAATCGCGGATGATACAGCTTTAAACACCTATTTACTGGCAGAAAACCAACAAAAACAATACGCCTTACCAAAAGAATACCTGCCACAAGTGATAGATTTAGCCAGTCAACTTGTGGGTGAATTCGGTAAACATTTTTCTGTGAAATGGACGATTTTGCAGGCAAATCCCACCCCTAAGCTTTACTTAACACAAGTTAAATCCCCCCAATCTGCCATCCCTAATGTACACATCATCAAAGGATTAGGGGCAGCGAGGGGACGTGTCACTGCAACTGCCTATGTCGTTGCTAATTCCCAATTTCAACCAGAAAAACTACCCCAAGGAGCGATTTTAGTTGCTCGCTCTATCAAGCCTAATTGGTTACCTTTATTGCAACAAATTAAAGGTATTATCACGGAGCAAGGAGGATTGACGAGCCATGCCGCAATCCTAGCTAGGGAATTGGGTATCCCCGCAGTTGTCAGTGCTACAGATGTCACCGCTTTAATCCAAAACGGTGAAAAACTGATATTAGATGGCGATCGCGCAGAAGTTTATCGCGTCAAAGCAGATGTAGCCCTAGAAGAAGTTCAGTCAAAATGGGGTTCAGCAGAGGCTTTAGAACTCAATTACCTGCATTCTTCCATGTCCTCGCCTACCAATACCAATTCCTGGGAATCTCCTGATTCTGGTTTTGCGTCAGCCAAACCGCTAATTGCTACTCAGTTATTACTCAATCTCAGCCAGCCTAACCTCATAGAGCAAGTGCAAAATTTGCCTGTAGATGGAGTAGGGTTATTACGCTCAGAATTGATGATACTTAATATCCTCTCAGGCGAGCATCCTAGTAGCTGGCTAGCAGATCAGCGACAGGCAGAATTATTAGAATTATGGACTGAGCAGATTATGCAATTTGCTCGTGGCTTTGCGCCGCGGCCAGTATTTTACCGCTCTTTAGATTGGCGATCGCACGAATTACCATCCTTCCCCAATCAGCAGCAATCTTCACCAAAATCAATTTTGGGCGAACGCGGAATATTTAGCTATTTACTCAATCCTGCAGTCTTTGAATTAGAACTGAATGCTTTAGCAACAGTGCAAAAAGCTGGTTACAACAACATTAACCTTTTGTTGCCCTTTGTTCGGAGTGTAGAAGAATTTACCTTTTGTCGCCACAAAGTAGAGCAAGCCGGATTAACCCAACAGCCGCAGTTTCAATTGTGGATGATGGCAGAAGTACCCAGCGTACTATTTTTACTACCAGAATATGTGAAAGCGGGAGTAAATGGTATTTCCATTGGCACAAATGACCTCACGCAACTGCTACTCGGAGTAGATCGAGAGCAACAACAGCTAGCGCGAGTATTTAACGAACTCCAACCCGCAGTGATGAATGCGATCGCTCAACTCATAGAAATGGCGAAAAATGCCGGAATTCCTTGTGCCATCTGCGGTCAAGCCCCAGTGACTTATCCAGAAATCATCGATCATCTAGTGCGCTGGGGCATCACAGCCATTTCCGTAGAACCAGAAGCAGTAAGCCGCACCTACGACGCGATCGCCCGTGCAGAACACCGCCTGATTTTAGAAGCCGCACGCCGGCAGTTGACGGAATGA